One Aegilops tauschii subsp. strangulata cultivar AL8/78 chromosome 7, Aet v6.0, whole genome shotgun sequence genomic window carries:
- the LOC109785505 gene encoding F-box protein At5g49610-like isoform X1 — MEEVEKGEIFKMNTKPSSMKEVEEGEIFERNTKLRLDNHPEATAEAASLFTDDIILEILSHLPARSVHRFKCISVSWRNLIADPANHKKLPQTLAGFLYFTTDDSGHHHHFASVSGRAPPFDPSLPYLQPNKYKDMTQVDACNGLLLYRGSNNKLVAWNWAKDDFRFVVCNPVTGRWVELPPSPQSAENRFSCIAGLAFDPAVSSHFHVLHFEQTFQGSYITAVNIYSSRTRAWTRRDSGMVEKVVLFYLTRCVFVGGIMYLMGIHKGINEENVLVGVDMEVKVWKIIRVPYSSGVGTLGSSQGCLHFAIASSIDNIELWCLKDCDSKELVLKNTASIGKLTSMTRKWYSVAEIHPDCDTIFLVSWEGDALAAYDMQHQKVGCILNVEINIGQRQRFLSYVPLFLESLADADGQ; from the coding sequence ATGGAGGAGGTGGAGAAGGGGGAGATCTTCAAGATGAACACCAAGCCGAGCTCCATGAAGGAGGTGGAGGAGGGTGAGATCTTCGAGAGGAACACCAAGTTGAGGCTGGATAACCATCCGGAGGCGACGGCAGAGGCGGCCAGCCTATTCACCGACGACATCATCCTAGAGATCCTCTCCCACCTCCCGGCCAGATCTGTCCACCGCTTCAAGTGCATCTCCGTGTCCTGGCGCAACCTCATCGCCGACCCCGCCAACCACAAGAAGCTCCCCCAAACCCTCGCTGGCTTCCTCTACTTCACCACCGACGACAGCGGGCATCACCACCACTTCGCCAGCGTCTCCGGCAGGGCACCCCCGTTCGACCCTTCCCTCCCTTACCTGCAACCTAACAAGTACAAGGACATGACCCAGGTAGACGCCTGCAATGGCCTCCTTCTCTACCGCGGCAGCAACAACAAGTTGGTCGCTTGGAATTGGGCAAAGGACGATTTCCGTTTTGTTGTGTGCAATCCGGTCACAGGGAGGTGGGTAGAACTTCCCCCTTCACCGCAGTCGGCGGAAAACAGATTTAGCTGTATTGCAGGTCTGGCTTTTGATCCCGCAGTCTCATCCCATTTTCACGTTCTTCACTTCGAGCAGACCTTTCAGGGATCTTACATCACAGCAGTGAACATCTACTCATCGCGGACAAGAGCATGGACTCGCAGAGATAGTGGGATGGTTGAGAAAGTGGTGCTGTTCTATCTCACTAGATGTGTATTTGTCGGCGGTATAATGTACCTGATGGGCATCCATAAAGGCATTAACGAAGAGAATGTGCTGGTGGGTGTGGACATGGAAGTGAAAGTGTGGAAGATTATCCGTGTGCCGTACAGTTCAGGAGTTGGCACGCTTGGATCATCGCAGGGGTGCTTACACTTTGCTATAGCTTCTTCCATTGATAATATTGAACTCTGGTGCCTCAAGGATTGTGACAGTAAAGAATTGGTCCTGAAGAATACCGCCAGCATCGGTAAGCTTACGAGCATGACTAGGAAGTGGTATAGTGTGGCTGAGATTCATCCAGATTGTGACACCATTTTCCTGGTTTCATGGGAAGGTGATGCCTTGGCAGCGTACGATATGCAACATCAGAAAGTTGGTTGTATCCTTAATGTTGAGATAAACATAGGACAACGGCAGCGGTTTCTATCCTATGTTCCTCTGTTTTTAGAGTCATTAGCAGATGCAGATGGGCAGTAG
- the LOC109785505 gene encoding F-box protein At1g53790-like isoform X2, producing the protein MEEVEKGEIFKMNTKPSSMKEVEEGEIFERNTKLRLDNHPEATAEAASLFTDDIILEILSHLPARSVHRFKCISVSWRNLIADPANHKKLPQTLAGFLYFTTDDSGHHHHFASVSGRAPPFDPSLPYLQPNKYKDMTQVDACNGLLLYRGSNNKLVAWNWAKDDFRFVVCNPVTGRPFRDLTSQQ; encoded by the exons ATGGAGGAGGTGGAGAAGGGGGAGATCTTCAAGATGAACACCAAGCCGAGCTCCATGAAGGAGGTGGAGGAGGGTGAGATCTTCGAGAGGAACACCAAGTTGAGGCTGGATAACCATCCGGAGGCGACGGCAGAGGCGGCCAGCCTATTCACCGACGACATCATCCTAGAGATCCTCTCCCACCTCCCGGCCAGATCTGTCCACCGCTTCAAGTGCATCTCCGTGTCCTGGCGCAACCTCATCGCCGACCCCGCCAACCACAAGAAGCTCCCCCAAACCCTCGCTGGCTTCCTCTACTTCACCACCGACGACAGCGGGCATCACCACCACTTCGCCAGCGTCTCCGGCAGGGCACCCCCGTTCGACCCTTCCCTCCCTTACCTGCAACCTAACAAGTACAAGGACATGACCCAGGTAGACGCCTGCAATGGCCTCCTTCTCTACCGCGGCAGCAACAACAAGTTGGTCGCTTGGAATTGGGCAAAGGACGATTTCCGTTTTGTTGTGTGCAATCCGGTCACAGGGAG ACCTTTCAGGGATCTTACATCACAGCAGTGA